GGAAGAGGAGTGGGCGCTGACCATCGGCGGACTGAATCTGCCGCCGCTGGGCGCGTCCATTCAGCAGATCAAGGACTCAGATGCGGTAGACCTCTTCGTGATGCGGGCCAGGCGGGCCTCACTGGACTTTATGCCGGGTGAAACGGACTGGCCGGTCATCGTGCAGATTGCTGAGTTGGTCGGTGGGTCACCGCTGGGAGTCGAACTGGCTGCCGCCTGGATTCGGCTGATGCCGTTAGGCGAGATTTTCCGCGAAACCCAGCGCAGTCTGGACTTTCTTCAGGCTGAAGGCCCCAGTGTACCCCGGCGGCATCAGAGCGTGCGGGCAGTCTTCGAGCAGACTTGGGCGCGGCTCAGCGAGGGTGACCAGGCGGTGATGGCGCGTCTCTCCGTGTTCCACGGCGGCTTTACCCGTGAGGCGGCGGGCGAGGTGGCGGGAGCCACCCTGCCGGTGCTGGCCCGACTGCTGGATAAATCCCTGATCCGCGTGATGGGCGCGGGACGCTACGACCTGCACGCCCTGATCTTGCAATTTACCCGGGAGCGGCTGGGACAGGATATTCGCGAAAAGCGCCATGCCCAGCTCGCCCACACCGGGTTTTACCGGACGCTGACCCAGCACGCCAACGGGGCCTTTCTGAGTTTGCACGGCGAAAAGCAGTGGATGGAGCGCCTCACGCTGGAACTCGACAATCTGCGCGTGGTGTTGAATGCCTGGCTGGAATGGGGCGAAGTGGAAGAAGTCCTGCGCTGCGTGACCCGGCTGCGGGTCTACTGGGGCCGTACAGGCCGGGCGCGGTAAGGTCGCCGCTGGCTTTCTCTGGGACTGGCGGCAGGACAGGACACGCCCCCCGACGTACGGGAACAGGCGCTTGCCGTCCAGGGCGAACTGGCGATGGACATGGGCGACTACGCTGAAGCCCGGCGGCGGCTCGAAGCGTCCCTGGCGCTGCGTGAGCAGCTCGGCCTGGCCTCGCCGATCACCTGGCTGCACCTCGGCAACGTCGCCATGGAAACGGGTGAACTGGCCGAGGCCCGCCGATGGTACGAGCAGGCAAAGGCTGGCTTCCAGGCCGCGAATGAACGGCACGGCCTGGCCTCGAGCCTCAAAAACCTCGGCAGCCTGATGTTACTGAGCGGTGATTTTGCCGGAGCGCAGGCCGTTTACGAGCAGTCACTGCGCTACAAGCTCGAAATCGGCGGCGACATCGACGGGCTGCTCAAGAACCTCGGCGACCTCTGCCGCCAGCGCGGGGAGTTGCAGGCTGCCCAAACCTATTTTCTCCGCGCGCTGGGTGGGCTGCTGGAGCGCGGCTCCTCCCTGCTGATTCCGGACGTGCTCGAGGGCCTCGGACGCCTCTTCATCGATCTGGGACAGGGCAACCGGGGCGTCGTGTTGCTGGGTGCGGCCACGGCCCTCGAAGAGCGTCTGGGCCGCCGCATTTCACTGGATATCCCCCACCTTGAGCAGTGCCGGATCTGGGGCAGCGGGGCAGATTGCCGGGACGCCGCCTTCGAGGCCGCCTGGACAACCGGGCGGACAATGACGCTGGAGCAGGCCGTGGCTTATGTTCAGGGCGACACGAATTAGATCTTGGAACACAATTGGGAATGGGCTGGTCTGCGTCGGCGTTAACATACGGTGTGGTGTTACAGACGCTTGGGAAACTGGAGCTGCAAGGGGGGAGTTCCTCACGCTCCAAGTCGCTGCTGCTGCTCAGTTATCTGACACTGGAAGGCCCGCAGGAACGTGCCCACCTCAGTCAGCTATTTTTCAGGCGAGCCGTCAATCCATTGGGCAGTCTGCGGACCACCCTGCACCGGCTGCGCCGCGAGGTACCCGGTGCCGTCCAGACGGAAGGCAGCCGCGTGCGGGCCACCTTGCTCTGCGACGTCCAGCGCCTCCTTAACTGCCTTGAT
The Deinococcus psychrotolerans genome window above contains:
- a CDS encoding tetratricopeptide repeat protein codes for the protein MAMDMGDYAEARRRLEASLALREQLGLASPITWLHLGNVAMETGELAEARRWYEQAKAGFQAANERHGLASSLKNLGSLMLLSGDFAGAQAVYEQSLRYKLEIGGDIDGLLKNLGDLCRQRGELQAAQTYFLRALGGLLERGSSLLIPDVLEGLGRLFIDLGQGNRGVVLLGAATALEERLGRRISLDIPHLEQCRIWGSGADCRDAAFEAAWTTGRTMTLEQAVAYVQGDTN